The Salvelinus alpinus chromosome 28, SLU_Salpinus.1, whole genome shotgun sequence genome includes a window with the following:
- the eps8l3b gene encoding epidermal growth factor receptor kinase substrate 8-like protein 3b isoform X2 — translation MFRNNSGPFPSQPRGFPQEDPPSQRSSMTRPSAKSIYMQRKEYSETMNKQPDSFQYRVEHLFTCELDGQEVRNLEDCVTRLQRLEAKGRVWGQEVILEVQGGYLQLNDIETKSELEYVSLGSVVQTKAVLDTCAYNSLLTVMIQERNRRIPQVFMFQCEEVGAEHIREDLDRAVQHSANAPPPEPRREPSRHKSNLENIIGQQANGNGFRPVGPAPPMMLQERTPPPPDRTAPGYNNRNGRDYESFPPPQVYSPLQEPLHSPEVYGGSHQYGARDQEPRQPQPQYTDTERNVDILNHVLNDVEFFMGKVAAPNEEKNNKKKKKKKSAKPNADNLPHWEEFVACLQKIKYGFNLLGKLNGAIQNPSAADFVHILFSTLDMLVCHYPPDLPPSVLTPLLTEPALILLSQVVTPEEDQKWRALGDTWNIPRSKWPDGHMIPHYNPEFYDGWQPPQSVPPAANQGLSRSNSQHIPMRKEMMQQMPDEGRQLSRSNSQYMQRPEEPMMNSPPSLRELAPVRMRVIYDFMARNPQELSIMKGELVQVIDKSGQWWRVRNERGEEGHVAKNVLEPLDGGGPWDEGQEVRSPPPLNMQSRPAEVKAWLEYKAFSKITVRSLSVLNGALLLGMSKDEMRTVCPEEGGRVFFQLQAIKSSIALASESNGYGSYNGR, via the exons aTGTTCCGGAATAATAGCGGGCCGTTTCCCTCTCAACCAAG agggTTCCCTCAAGAGGATCCCCCCTCTCAGAGGTCCAGTATGACCAGACCCAGTGCCAAGTCCATATACA TGCAAAGGAAGGAGTATTCTGAAACGATGAACAAACAGCCTGACAGCTTCCAGTACAGGGTGGAG CATCTGTTTACGTGTGAGTTGGACGGCCAGGAGGTACGCAACCTGGAAGACTGTGTGACTAGGCTGCAGAGGCTGGAGGCCAAGGGCCGTGTCTGGGGACAGGAGGTGATCCTGGAGGTCCAGGGAGGATACCTTCAGCTCAACGACATCGAGACCAAG tcagaGCTGGAGTATGTGTCTCTGGGAAGTGTAGTCCAGACCAAGGCTGTGTTGGACACTTGTGCCTACAACTCCCTGCTCACCGTTATGATCCAGGAACGTAACAGACGCATCCCTCAAGTCTTCATGTTCCAGTGTGAGGAGGTCGGG GCAGAGCATATCAGAGAAGACCTGGACAGGGCTGTCCAACACAGCGCCAATGCTCCTCCTCCTGAACCTCGCAGAGAACCAAGCAGACACAA gagTAATCTGGAGAACATCATTGGTCAACAGGCGAATGGGAATGGCTTCCGGCCCGTAGGTCCTGCTCCTCCCATGATGCTGCAGGAGAGGACCCCTCCTCCCCCTGACCGCACCGCCCCGGGGTACAACAACAGGAACGGCAGGGACTATG AGAGCTTCCCTCCCCCTCAGGTCTACAGCCCACTACAGGAGCCCCTGCACAGTCCGGAGGTATACGGAGGGTCACATCAGTATGGAGCTAGAGACCAAGAGCCTCGCCAACCCCAGCCGCAATACACTGACACAGAGAGGAATGTG GACATTTTAAACCATGTGCTGAACGACGTGGAGTTCTTCATGGGGAAAGTAGCCGCTCCTAATGAAGAGAAGAAcaacaagaagaaaaagaagaagaaaagcgCAAAGCCAAACG CTGACAACTTGCCACATTGGGAGGAGTTTGTTGCCTGTCTTCAGAAAATCAAGTATGGATTCAACCTGCTG GGAAAGCTGAATGGAGCGATCCAGAACCCTAGCGCTGCTGACTTTGTCCACATTCTCTTCTCCACTCTGGACATG TTGGTGTGCCACTACCCCCCTGACCTGCCCCCCTCTGTACTGACCCCCCTGCTAACAGAGCCAGCCCTCATCTTGCTTAGCCAGGTGGTCACCCCAGAGGAGGACCAGAAATGGAGGGCCCTGGGAGACACCTGGAACATCCCCAG gTCCAAATGGCCAGACGGTCACATGATCCCGCACTACAACCCAGAGTTCTATGATGGTTGGCAGCCGCCACAGTCTGTCCCACCGGCAGCCAATCAGGGCCTGAGCAGGAGCAACAGCCAGCACATCCCCATGAGAAAGGAAATGATGCAACAGATGCCTGATGAG GGCAGGCAGTTGAGCAGGAGCAACAGCCAATACATGCAACGGCCTGAGGAG CCCATGATGAACTCTCCGCCATCTTTACG TGAGCTGGCCCCAGTGAGGATGCGTGTGATCTATGACTTTATGGCCAGGAACCCCCAGGAGCTGAGCATTATGAAGGGAGAGCTTGTCCAg GTCATAGACAAGTCGGGGCAGTGGTGGAGGGTCCGTAATGAACGTGGTGAGGAGGGTCACGTTGCTAAGAACGTTCTAGAGCCTCTGGATGGAGGGGGACCCTGGGATGAGGGCCAGGAGGTGCGctcccctccacccctcaacATGCAGTCCAGACCTGCAGAGGTGAAAGCCTGGCTGGAATACAAGGCCTTCTCCAAAAT AACGGTTCGTAGCCTGAGCGTGCTGAACGGAGCCCTGCTACTGGGGATGTCCAAAGATGAGATGAGGACGGTGTGtccagaggaaggagggagagtctTCTTCCAGCTGCAGGCCATCAAGTCCTCCATCGCC CTTGCCAGTGAGTCCAATGGATACGGCTCTTATAACGGTCGTTAG
- the eps8l3b gene encoding epidermal growth factor receptor kinase substrate 8-like protein 3b isoform X1, which yields MFRNNSGPFPSQPRGFPQEDPPSQRSSMTRPSAKSIYMQRKEYSETMNKQPDSFQYRVEHLFTCELDGQEVRNLEDCVTRLQRLEAKGRVWGQEVILEVQGGYLQLNDIETKSELEYVSLGSVVQTKAVLDTCAYNSLLTVMIQERNRRIPQVFMFQCEEVGAEHIREDLDRAVQHSANAPPPEPRREPSRHKSNLENIIGQQANGNGFRPVGPAPPMMLQERTPPPPDRTAPGYNNRNGRDYESFPPPQVYSPLQEPLHSPEVYGGSHQYGARDQEPRQPQPQYTDTERNVDILNHVLNDVEFFMGKVAAPNEEKNNKKKKKKKSAKPNADNLPHWEEFVACLQKIKYGFNLLGKLNGAIQNPSAADFVHILFSTLDMLVCHYPPDLPPSVLTPLLTEPALILLSQVVTPEEDQKWRALGDTWNIPRSKWPDGHMIPHYNPEFYDGWQPPQSVPPAANQGLSRSNSQHIPMRKEMMQQMPDEGRQLSRSNSQYMQRPEEPMMNSPPSLRPSELAPVRMRVIYDFMARNPQELSIMKGELVQVIDKSGQWWRVRNERGEEGHVAKNVLEPLDGGGPWDEGQEVRSPPPLNMQSRPAEVKAWLEYKAFSKITVRSLSVLNGALLLGMSKDEMRTVCPEEGGRVFFQLQAIKSSIALASESNGYGSYNGR from the exons aTGTTCCGGAATAATAGCGGGCCGTTTCCCTCTCAACCAAG agggTTCCCTCAAGAGGATCCCCCCTCTCAGAGGTCCAGTATGACCAGACCCAGTGCCAAGTCCATATACA TGCAAAGGAAGGAGTATTCTGAAACGATGAACAAACAGCCTGACAGCTTCCAGTACAGGGTGGAG CATCTGTTTACGTGTGAGTTGGACGGCCAGGAGGTACGCAACCTGGAAGACTGTGTGACTAGGCTGCAGAGGCTGGAGGCCAAGGGCCGTGTCTGGGGACAGGAGGTGATCCTGGAGGTCCAGGGAGGATACCTTCAGCTCAACGACATCGAGACCAAG tcagaGCTGGAGTATGTGTCTCTGGGAAGTGTAGTCCAGACCAAGGCTGTGTTGGACACTTGTGCCTACAACTCCCTGCTCACCGTTATGATCCAGGAACGTAACAGACGCATCCCTCAAGTCTTCATGTTCCAGTGTGAGGAGGTCGGG GCAGAGCATATCAGAGAAGACCTGGACAGGGCTGTCCAACACAGCGCCAATGCTCCTCCTCCTGAACCTCGCAGAGAACCAAGCAGACACAA gagTAATCTGGAGAACATCATTGGTCAACAGGCGAATGGGAATGGCTTCCGGCCCGTAGGTCCTGCTCCTCCCATGATGCTGCAGGAGAGGACCCCTCCTCCCCCTGACCGCACCGCCCCGGGGTACAACAACAGGAACGGCAGGGACTATG AGAGCTTCCCTCCCCCTCAGGTCTACAGCCCACTACAGGAGCCCCTGCACAGTCCGGAGGTATACGGAGGGTCACATCAGTATGGAGCTAGAGACCAAGAGCCTCGCCAACCCCAGCCGCAATACACTGACACAGAGAGGAATGTG GACATTTTAAACCATGTGCTGAACGACGTGGAGTTCTTCATGGGGAAAGTAGCCGCTCCTAATGAAGAGAAGAAcaacaagaagaaaaagaagaagaaaagcgCAAAGCCAAACG CTGACAACTTGCCACATTGGGAGGAGTTTGTTGCCTGTCTTCAGAAAATCAAGTATGGATTCAACCTGCTG GGAAAGCTGAATGGAGCGATCCAGAACCCTAGCGCTGCTGACTTTGTCCACATTCTCTTCTCCACTCTGGACATG TTGGTGTGCCACTACCCCCCTGACCTGCCCCCCTCTGTACTGACCCCCCTGCTAACAGAGCCAGCCCTCATCTTGCTTAGCCAGGTGGTCACCCCAGAGGAGGACCAGAAATGGAGGGCCCTGGGAGACACCTGGAACATCCCCAG gTCCAAATGGCCAGACGGTCACATGATCCCGCACTACAACCCAGAGTTCTATGATGGTTGGCAGCCGCCACAGTCTGTCCCACCGGCAGCCAATCAGGGCCTGAGCAGGAGCAACAGCCAGCACATCCCCATGAGAAAGGAAATGATGCAACAGATGCCTGATGAG GGCAGGCAGTTGAGCAGGAGCAACAGCCAATACATGCAACGGCCTGAGGAG CCCATGATGAACTCTCCGCCATCTTTACG CCCCAGTGAGCTGGCCCCAGTGAGGATGCGTGTGATCTATGACTTTATGGCCAGGAACCCCCAGGAGCTGAGCATTATGAAGGGAGAGCTTGTCCAg GTCATAGACAAGTCGGGGCAGTGGTGGAGGGTCCGTAATGAACGTGGTGAGGAGGGTCACGTTGCTAAGAACGTTCTAGAGCCTCTGGATGGAGGGGGACCCTGGGATGAGGGCCAGGAGGTGCGctcccctccacccctcaacATGCAGTCCAGACCTGCAGAGGTGAAAGCCTGGCTGGAATACAAGGCCTTCTCCAAAAT AACGGTTCGTAGCCTGAGCGTGCTGAACGGAGCCCTGCTACTGGGGATGTCCAAAGATGAGATGAGGACGGTGTGtccagaggaaggagggagagtctTCTTCCAGCTGCAGGCCATCAAGTCCTCCATCGCC CTTGCCAGTGAGTCCAATGGATACGGCTCTTATAACGGTCGTTAG
- the LOC139557873 gene encoding ATP synthase F(0) complex subunit B1, mitochondrial-like, whose translation MLSRVVFVSANAVKSSGPLGAGLVQLAHLHTSPNSQAPVPALPEKGGKTRHGIIPEELFQILYPKTGVTGPYVLGAGLLTYILSKEIYIINHETFAAACMGTVIIYGVRKFGPDVAAFADKLNEEKVQKAQEVKDLAMTSLAQAVQDEKKEQWRAEGRQMLFDAKRNNVAMLLETNRRERVHMVTNDVKKRLDYQIALQTLHRRMEQEHMVNWVEKNVVTSITPQQEKASIAKCITDLKGLAKIQQAKTAA comes from the exons ATGCTGTCTAGGGTCGTTTTCGTTTCAG CCAATGCTGTAAAAAGCAGTGGTCCCCTCGGCGCTGG GCTGGTCCAGCTGGCCCACCTCCACACGTCCCCCAACAGCCAGGCCCCAGTCCCCGCTCTGCCAGAGAAGGGAGGCAAGACGCGCCACGGCATCATCCCTGAGGAGCTCTTCCAGATTCTATACCCCAAGACTGGAGTTACAG GGCCCTACGTGCTGGGTGCTGGGCTGCTCACATACATCCTTTCCAAGGAGATCTACATCATCAACCACGAGACCTTCGCTGCTGCCTGCATGGGTACGGTCATCATCTACGGTGTCAGGAAGTTCGGCCCCGACGTTGCGGCTTTCGCTGACAAACTGAACGAG gAGAAAGTTCAGAAGGCTCAGGAAGTGAAGGACCTGGCCATGACCAGCTTGGCTCAGGCCGTCCAGGATGAGAAGAAGGAGCAGTGGAGGGCAGAGGGACGACAGATGCTCTTCGACGCTAAGAGG AACAACGTGGCCATGCTACTGGAGACCAACCGCAGGGAGAGGGTCCACATGGTGACCAACGATGTGAAGAAGAGGCTGGACTACCAGATCGCCCTGCAGACCCTTCACCGCCGCATGGAGCAGGAACACATGGTTAACTGGGTGGAGAAGAACGTTGTCACCAGCATCACTCCCCAGCAG GAGAAAGCAAGTATTGCCAAGTGCATCACAGACCTGAAGGGCTTGGCTAAAATCCAGCAGGCTAAGACCGCGGCGTAA